The following are encoded in a window of Balaenoptera ricei isolate mBalRic1 chromosome 1, mBalRic1.hap2, whole genome shotgun sequence genomic DNA:
- the LRIG2 gene encoding leucine-rich repeats and immunoglobulin-like domains protein 2 isoform X4: MAPAPQGVREEPLLECGSGLLSRLLFLAQAVLLLLPAARAGLCPAPCSCRIPLLDCSRRKLPAPGWRALSSSLPPDAVSLDLSHNRLSNWNISLESQTLQEVKMNYNELTEIPYFGEPTTNITLLSLVHNIIPEINAEAFQFYPALESLDLSSNIISEVKISSFPRMQLKYLNLSNNRITILEAGCFDNLSSSLLVVKLNRNRISMIPPKIFKLPHLQFLELKRNRIKVVEGLTFQGLDSLRSLKMQRNGISKLKDGAFFGLDNMEELELEHNNLTEVNKGWLYGLRMLQQLYVSQNAVERISPDAWEFCQRLSELDLSYNQLTRLDESAFVGLSLLERLNLGDNRVTHIADGVFRFLSNLQTLNLRNNEISWAIEDASEAFAGLTSLTKLILQGNQIKSITKKAFIGLESLEHLDLNNNAIMSIQENAFSQTRLKELILNTSSLLCDCHLKWLLRWLVDNNFQHSVNVSCAHPEWLAGQSILNVDLKDFVCDDFLKPQIKTHPETTVALRSMNVTLTCSAVSSSDSPMSAVWRKDSEILYDADIENFVRYQQQAGEALEYTSVLHLFNVNFTDEGKYQCIITNHFGSNYSHKAKLTVNEMPSFLKTPMDLTIRTGAMARLECAAEGHPAPQISWQKDGGTDFPAARERRMHVMPEDDVFFIANVKIEDMGIYSCMAQNIAGGLSANASLIVLETPSFIRPLEDKTVTRGETAVLQCIAGGSPAPRLNWTKDDGPLLVTERHFFAAANQLLIIVDAGLEDAGKYTCIMSNTLGTERGHIYLNVISTPNCDSSQSSIGHEDDGWTTVGIVIIVVVCCVVGTSLIWVIVIYHMRRKNEDYSITNTDELNLPADIPSYLSSQGTLSEPQEGYSNSEAGSHQQLMPPTNGYLHKGADGGTGTRVICSDCYDNANIYSRTREYCPYTYIAEEDVLDQTLSSLMVQMPKETYLAHLPQDATTLESLVSSADREMSAFPTNHERINEKKLSSTQKSSEPLQRPLWNISKEPD; the protein is encoded by the exons GGATTTGAGTCATAATCGGTTGTCTAACTGGAACATCAGCTTGGAATCTCAAACATTACAAGAAGt GAAAATGAATTACAATGAGCTAACTGAAATTCCGTATTTTGGAGAACCAACCACTAATATTACTCTTCTCTCTTT AGTCCATAATATAATCCCAGAAATAAACGCAGAAGCGTTCCAGTTTTACCCTGCTCTCGAGAGTTTAGATCTCAGCTCAAATATAATATCAGAAGTCAAGATATCTTCATTTCCTCGAATGCAGCTTAAATACCT GAATTTGAGCAATAATAGGATaaccatcttggaggctggttgCTTCGATAATTTGTCAAGTTCCTTATTAGTGGTAAAGTTAAACAGGAACAGAATTAGCATGATTCCACCCAAGATCTTCAAGCTACCTCACCTCCAATTCTT GGAACTTAAAAGAAACAGGATTAAAGTTGTGGAAGGTCTCACATTCCAAGGTCTAGACTCCTTAAGATCTTTGAAAATGCAGCGGAATGGAATTAGCAAACTCAAGGATGGAGCGTTTTTTGGCTTGGATAACATGGAAGAATT AGAACTGGAGCATAATAACCTTACAGAAGTGAACAAGGGGTGGTTGTATGGCTTGCGAATGTTACAACAGCTCTATGTGAGCCAGAATGCTGTTGAAAGAATCAGCCCTGATGCATGGGAGTTCTGCCAAAGACTGTCTGAACT TGATTTGTCCTATAACCAGTTGACCCGCCTGGATGAATCTGCCTTTGTGGGTCTGAGCTTACTGGAGAGATTGAACTTAGGGGACAACAGAGTCACTCACATTGCTGATGGTGTATTTAGGTTTCTTTCCAATCTTCAGACACT AAACTTAAGAAACAATGAAATTTCATGGGCCATAGAAGATGCTAGTGAAGCCTTTGCTGGACTCACAAGTCTCACTAAATT AATCTTACAAGGAAATCAGATTAAGTCAATTACAAAGAAAGCATTCATTGGTCTTGAATCCCTTGAGCATCT AGATTTGAACAACAATGCTATAATGTCTATCCAAGAAAATGCTTTTTCCCAGACTCGCTTGAAAGAACT AATTCTGAACACAAGCAGTTTGCTCTGTGACTGCCATTTGAAGTGGTTGCTTCGGTGGCTGGTTGATAATAACTTTCAACATTCTGTGAATGTAAGCTGTGCACACCCTGAATGGCTAGCAGGGCAAAGCATCCTGAATGTGGATCTGAAAGATTTTGTCTGTG atgaTTTTCTCAAGCCGCAGATAAAAACCCATCCCGAAACCACAGTTGCTCTAAGAAGCATGAACGTGACTCTGACATGCAGTGCAGTGAGCAGCAGTGATTCACCCATGTCTGCTGTGTGGCGCAAAGACAGTGAAATCTTGTATGATGCTGATATTGAGAATTTTGTTCGTTATCAGCAACAAGCTGGAGAAGCTCTGGAATACACTAGTGTCTTACATCTTTTCAATGTAaatttcacagatgaaggaaaATATCAGTGTATTATTACTAATCACTTTGGTTCTAACTATTCTCATAAAGCCAAACTGACTGTGAATG AGATGCCATCTTTTCTGAAAACTCCAATGGATCTAACTATTCGCACTGGTGCCATGGCCAGATTAGAATGTGCTGCAGAGGGGCACCCTGCACCTCAGATTTCCTGGCAGAAAGATGGTGGTACTGACTTTCCTGCGGCTCGAGAGAGACGCATGCATGTCATGCCTGAGGATGATGTCTTCTTCATTGCAAATGTGAAAATAGAAGACATGGGGATCTATAGCTGCATGGCACAGAACATAGCAGGCGGCCTCTCAGCAAATGCTTCATTAATCGTGTTAG AGACACCCTCATTTATTAGACCTCTGGAGGACAAGACAGTAACCCGAGGTGAAACTGCAGTATTACAGTGCATAGCTGGAGGCAGTCCTGCCCCTCGCCTCAACTGGACCAAAGATGATGGACCACTGCTGGTGACAGAACGGCACTTCTTTGCTGCAGCCAACCAGCTTCTCATCATTGTAGATGCTGGGCTAGAAGATGCTGGGAAATATACCTGCATTATGTCCAACACCCTTGGGACAGAACGTGGTCACATTTACCTAAATGTGATTTCAACCCCCAATTGTGACTCTTCCCAGAGTAGCATTGGGCATGAAGACGATGGGTGGACCACAGTTGGCATTGTCATCATTGTTGTGGTCTGCTGTGTTGTGGGTACCTCTTTGATCTGGGTCATTGTTATTTACCacatgagaaggaaaaatgaagactATAGTATCACGAACACAG ACGAGCTCAATCTGCCTGCAGACATTCCCAGCTACTTGTCTTCCCAAGGAACACTGTCTGAGCCACAGGAAGGCTACAGCAACTCTGAGGCAGGCAGTCATCAGCAACTTATGCCTCCTACCAATGGATATTTACACAAAGGCGCTGATG GTGGCACTGGCACCCGGGTTATCTGCTCAGATTGTTATGACAATGCTAACATCTACTCCCGGACCCGAGAATACTGTCCGTACACCTATATTGCTGAAGAGGATGTTCTAGATCAGACACTGTCCAGCCTTATGGTCCAGATGCCCAAAGAGACTTATTTGGCGCATCTTCCCCAAGATGCCACCACCCTGGAGAGCCTGGTATCATCAGCAGATAGAGAGATGTCTGCCTTTCCCACCAACCATGAGAGGATAAATGAGAAGAAACTTTCCTCCACACAGAAGAGCAGTG AACCCTTGCAGCGGCCTCTGTGGAACATAAGCAAAGAACCAG
- the LRIG2 gene encoding leucine-rich repeats and immunoglobulin-like domains protein 2 isoform X3, whose protein sequence is MAPAPQGVREEPLLECGSGLLSRLLFLAQAVLLLLPAARAGLCPAPCSCRIPLLDCSRRKLPAPGWRALSSSLPPDAVSLDLSHNRLSNWNISLESQTLQEVKMNYNELTEIPYFGEPTTNITLLSLVHNIIPEINAEAFQFYPALESLDLSSNIISEVKISSFPRMQLKYLNLSNNRITILEAGCFDNLSSSLLVVKLNRNRISMIPPKIFKLPHLQFLELKRNRIKVVEGLTFQGLDSLRSLKMQRNGISKLKDGAFFGLDNMEELELEHNNLTEVNKGWLYGLRMLQQLYVSQNAVERISPDAWEFCQRLSELDLSYNQLTRLDESAFVGLSLLERLNLGDNRVTHIADGVFRFLSNLQTLNLRNNEISWAIEDASEAFAGLTSLTKLILQGNQIKSITKKAFIGLESLEHLDLNNNAIMSIQENAFSQTRLKELILNTSSLLCDCHLKWLLRWLVDNNFQHSVNVSCAHPEWLAGQSILNVDLKDFVCDDFLKPQIKTHPETTVALRSMNVTLTCSAVSSSDSPMSAVWRKDSEILYDADIENFVRYQQQAGEALEYTSVLHLFNVNFTDEGKYQCIITNHFGSNYSHKAKLTVNEMPSFLKTPMDLTIRTGAMARLECAAEGHPAPQISWQKDGGTDFPAARERRMHVMPEDDVFFIANVKIEDMGIYSCMAQNIAGGLSANASLIVLETPSFIRPLEDKTVTRGETAVLQCIAGGSPAPRLNWTKDDGPLLVTERHFFAAANQLLIIVDAGLEDAGKYTCIMSNTLGTERGHIYLNVISTPNCDSSQSSIGHEDDGWTTVGIVIIVVVCCVVGTSLIWVIVIYHMRRKNEDYSITNTDELNLPADIPSYLSSQGTLSEPQEGYSNSEAGSHQQLMPPTNGYLHKGADGGTGTRVICSDCYDNANIYSRTREYCPYTYIAEEDVLDQTLSSLMVQMPKETYLAHLPQDATTLESLVSSADREMSAFPTNHERINEKKLSSTQKSSEPLQRPLWNISKEPAQES, encoded by the exons GGATTTGAGTCATAATCGGTTGTCTAACTGGAACATCAGCTTGGAATCTCAAACATTACAAGAAGt GAAAATGAATTACAATGAGCTAACTGAAATTCCGTATTTTGGAGAACCAACCACTAATATTACTCTTCTCTCTTT AGTCCATAATATAATCCCAGAAATAAACGCAGAAGCGTTCCAGTTTTACCCTGCTCTCGAGAGTTTAGATCTCAGCTCAAATATAATATCAGAAGTCAAGATATCTTCATTTCCTCGAATGCAGCTTAAATACCT GAATTTGAGCAATAATAGGATaaccatcttggaggctggttgCTTCGATAATTTGTCAAGTTCCTTATTAGTGGTAAAGTTAAACAGGAACAGAATTAGCATGATTCCACCCAAGATCTTCAAGCTACCTCACCTCCAATTCTT GGAACTTAAAAGAAACAGGATTAAAGTTGTGGAAGGTCTCACATTCCAAGGTCTAGACTCCTTAAGATCTTTGAAAATGCAGCGGAATGGAATTAGCAAACTCAAGGATGGAGCGTTTTTTGGCTTGGATAACATGGAAGAATT AGAACTGGAGCATAATAACCTTACAGAAGTGAACAAGGGGTGGTTGTATGGCTTGCGAATGTTACAACAGCTCTATGTGAGCCAGAATGCTGTTGAAAGAATCAGCCCTGATGCATGGGAGTTCTGCCAAAGACTGTCTGAACT TGATTTGTCCTATAACCAGTTGACCCGCCTGGATGAATCTGCCTTTGTGGGTCTGAGCTTACTGGAGAGATTGAACTTAGGGGACAACAGAGTCACTCACATTGCTGATGGTGTATTTAGGTTTCTTTCCAATCTTCAGACACT AAACTTAAGAAACAATGAAATTTCATGGGCCATAGAAGATGCTAGTGAAGCCTTTGCTGGACTCACAAGTCTCACTAAATT AATCTTACAAGGAAATCAGATTAAGTCAATTACAAAGAAAGCATTCATTGGTCTTGAATCCCTTGAGCATCT AGATTTGAACAACAATGCTATAATGTCTATCCAAGAAAATGCTTTTTCCCAGACTCGCTTGAAAGAACT AATTCTGAACACAAGCAGTTTGCTCTGTGACTGCCATTTGAAGTGGTTGCTTCGGTGGCTGGTTGATAATAACTTTCAACATTCTGTGAATGTAAGCTGTGCACACCCTGAATGGCTAGCAGGGCAAAGCATCCTGAATGTGGATCTGAAAGATTTTGTCTGTG atgaTTTTCTCAAGCCGCAGATAAAAACCCATCCCGAAACCACAGTTGCTCTAAGAAGCATGAACGTGACTCTGACATGCAGTGCAGTGAGCAGCAGTGATTCACCCATGTCTGCTGTGTGGCGCAAAGACAGTGAAATCTTGTATGATGCTGATATTGAGAATTTTGTTCGTTATCAGCAACAAGCTGGAGAAGCTCTGGAATACACTAGTGTCTTACATCTTTTCAATGTAaatttcacagatgaaggaaaATATCAGTGTATTATTACTAATCACTTTGGTTCTAACTATTCTCATAAAGCCAAACTGACTGTGAATG AGATGCCATCTTTTCTGAAAACTCCAATGGATCTAACTATTCGCACTGGTGCCATGGCCAGATTAGAATGTGCTGCAGAGGGGCACCCTGCACCTCAGATTTCCTGGCAGAAAGATGGTGGTACTGACTTTCCTGCGGCTCGAGAGAGACGCATGCATGTCATGCCTGAGGATGATGTCTTCTTCATTGCAAATGTGAAAATAGAAGACATGGGGATCTATAGCTGCATGGCACAGAACATAGCAGGCGGCCTCTCAGCAAATGCTTCATTAATCGTGTTAG AGACACCCTCATTTATTAGACCTCTGGAGGACAAGACAGTAACCCGAGGTGAAACTGCAGTATTACAGTGCATAGCTGGAGGCAGTCCTGCCCCTCGCCTCAACTGGACCAAAGATGATGGACCACTGCTGGTGACAGAACGGCACTTCTTTGCTGCAGCCAACCAGCTTCTCATCATTGTAGATGCTGGGCTAGAAGATGCTGGGAAATATACCTGCATTATGTCCAACACCCTTGGGACAGAACGTGGTCACATTTACCTAAATGTGATTTCAACCCCCAATTGTGACTCTTCCCAGAGTAGCATTGGGCATGAAGACGATGGGTGGACCACAGTTGGCATTGTCATCATTGTTGTGGTCTGCTGTGTTGTGGGTACCTCTTTGATCTGGGTCATTGTTATTTACCacatgagaaggaaaaatgaagactATAGTATCACGAACACAG ACGAGCTCAATCTGCCTGCAGACATTCCCAGCTACTTGTCTTCCCAAGGAACACTGTCTGAGCCACAGGAAGGCTACAGCAACTCTGAGGCAGGCAGTCATCAGCAACTTATGCCTCCTACCAATGGATATTTACACAAAGGCGCTGATG GTGGCACTGGCACCCGGGTTATCTGCTCAGATTGTTATGACAATGCTAACATCTACTCCCGGACCCGAGAATACTGTCCGTACACCTATATTGCTGAAGAGGATGTTCTAGATCAGACACTGTCCAGCCTTATGGTCCAGATGCCCAAAGAGACTTATTTGGCGCATCTTCCCCAAGATGCCACCACCCTGGAGAGCCTGGTATCATCAGCAGATAGAGAGATGTCTGCCTTTCCCACCAACCATGAGAGGATAAATGAGAAGAAACTTTCCTCCACACAGAAGAGCAGTG AACCCTTGCAGCGGCCTCTGTGGAACATAAGCAAAGAACCAG
- the LRIG2 gene encoding leucine-rich repeats and immunoglobulin-like domains protein 2 isoform X2 — translation MAPAPQGVREEPLLECGSGLLSRLLFLAQAVLLLLPAARAGLCPAPCSCRIPLLDCSRRKLPAPGWRALSSSLPPDAVSLDLSHNRLSNWNISLESQTLQEVKMNYNELTEIPYFGEPTTNITLLSLVHNIIPEINAEAFQFYPALESLDLSSNIISEVKISSFPRMQLKYLNLSNNRITILEAGCFDNLSSSLLVVKLNRNRISMIPPKIFKLPHLQFLELKRNRIKVVEGLTFQGLDSLRSLKMQRNGISKLKDGAFFGLDNMEELELEHNNLTEVNKGWLYGLRMLQQLYVSQNAVERISPDAWEFCQRLSELDLSYNQLTRLDESAFVGLSLLERLNLGDNRVTHIADGVFRFLSNLQTLNLRNNEISWAIEDASEAFAGLTSLTKLILQGNQIKSITKKAFIGLESLEHLDLNNNAIMSIQENAFSQTRLKELILNTSSLLCDCHLKWLLRWLVDNNFQHSVNVSCAHPEWLAGQSILNVDLKDFVCDDFLKPQIKTHPETTVALRSMNVTLTCSAVSSSDSPMSAVWRKDSEILYDADIENFVRYQQQAGEALEYTSVLHLFNVNFTDEGKYQCIITNHFGSNYSHKAKLTVNEMPSFLKTPMDLTIRTGAMARLECAAEGHPAPQISWQKDGGTDFPAARERRMHVMPEDDVFFIANVKIEDMGIYSCMAQNIAGGLSANASLIVLETPSFIRPLEDKTVTRGETAVLQCIAGGSPAPRLNWTKDDGPLLVTERHFFAAANQLLIIVDAGLEDAGKYTCIMSNTLGTERGHIYLNVISTPNCDSSQSSIGHEDDGWTTVGIVIIVVVCCVVGTSLIWVIVIYHMRRKNEDYSITNTDELNLPADIPSYLSSQGTLSEPQEGYSNSEAGSHQQLMPPTNGYLHKGADGGTGTRVICSDCYDNANIYSRTREYCPYTYIAEEDVLDQTLSSLMVQMPKETYLAHLPQDATTLESLVSSADREMSAFPTNHERINEKKLSSTQKSSEPLQRPLWNISKEPGTKITLEPPGKCAWDSAVVLIL, via the exons GGATTTGAGTCATAATCGGTTGTCTAACTGGAACATCAGCTTGGAATCTCAAACATTACAAGAAGt GAAAATGAATTACAATGAGCTAACTGAAATTCCGTATTTTGGAGAACCAACCACTAATATTACTCTTCTCTCTTT AGTCCATAATATAATCCCAGAAATAAACGCAGAAGCGTTCCAGTTTTACCCTGCTCTCGAGAGTTTAGATCTCAGCTCAAATATAATATCAGAAGTCAAGATATCTTCATTTCCTCGAATGCAGCTTAAATACCT GAATTTGAGCAATAATAGGATaaccatcttggaggctggttgCTTCGATAATTTGTCAAGTTCCTTATTAGTGGTAAAGTTAAACAGGAACAGAATTAGCATGATTCCACCCAAGATCTTCAAGCTACCTCACCTCCAATTCTT GGAACTTAAAAGAAACAGGATTAAAGTTGTGGAAGGTCTCACATTCCAAGGTCTAGACTCCTTAAGATCTTTGAAAATGCAGCGGAATGGAATTAGCAAACTCAAGGATGGAGCGTTTTTTGGCTTGGATAACATGGAAGAATT AGAACTGGAGCATAATAACCTTACAGAAGTGAACAAGGGGTGGTTGTATGGCTTGCGAATGTTACAACAGCTCTATGTGAGCCAGAATGCTGTTGAAAGAATCAGCCCTGATGCATGGGAGTTCTGCCAAAGACTGTCTGAACT TGATTTGTCCTATAACCAGTTGACCCGCCTGGATGAATCTGCCTTTGTGGGTCTGAGCTTACTGGAGAGATTGAACTTAGGGGACAACAGAGTCACTCACATTGCTGATGGTGTATTTAGGTTTCTTTCCAATCTTCAGACACT AAACTTAAGAAACAATGAAATTTCATGGGCCATAGAAGATGCTAGTGAAGCCTTTGCTGGACTCACAAGTCTCACTAAATT AATCTTACAAGGAAATCAGATTAAGTCAATTACAAAGAAAGCATTCATTGGTCTTGAATCCCTTGAGCATCT AGATTTGAACAACAATGCTATAATGTCTATCCAAGAAAATGCTTTTTCCCAGACTCGCTTGAAAGAACT AATTCTGAACACAAGCAGTTTGCTCTGTGACTGCCATTTGAAGTGGTTGCTTCGGTGGCTGGTTGATAATAACTTTCAACATTCTGTGAATGTAAGCTGTGCACACCCTGAATGGCTAGCAGGGCAAAGCATCCTGAATGTGGATCTGAAAGATTTTGTCTGTG atgaTTTTCTCAAGCCGCAGATAAAAACCCATCCCGAAACCACAGTTGCTCTAAGAAGCATGAACGTGACTCTGACATGCAGTGCAGTGAGCAGCAGTGATTCACCCATGTCTGCTGTGTGGCGCAAAGACAGTGAAATCTTGTATGATGCTGATATTGAGAATTTTGTTCGTTATCAGCAACAAGCTGGAGAAGCTCTGGAATACACTAGTGTCTTACATCTTTTCAATGTAaatttcacagatgaaggaaaATATCAGTGTATTATTACTAATCACTTTGGTTCTAACTATTCTCATAAAGCCAAACTGACTGTGAATG AGATGCCATCTTTTCTGAAAACTCCAATGGATCTAACTATTCGCACTGGTGCCATGGCCAGATTAGAATGTGCTGCAGAGGGGCACCCTGCACCTCAGATTTCCTGGCAGAAAGATGGTGGTACTGACTTTCCTGCGGCTCGAGAGAGACGCATGCATGTCATGCCTGAGGATGATGTCTTCTTCATTGCAAATGTGAAAATAGAAGACATGGGGATCTATAGCTGCATGGCACAGAACATAGCAGGCGGCCTCTCAGCAAATGCTTCATTAATCGTGTTAG AGACACCCTCATTTATTAGACCTCTGGAGGACAAGACAGTAACCCGAGGTGAAACTGCAGTATTACAGTGCATAGCTGGAGGCAGTCCTGCCCCTCGCCTCAACTGGACCAAAGATGATGGACCACTGCTGGTGACAGAACGGCACTTCTTTGCTGCAGCCAACCAGCTTCTCATCATTGTAGATGCTGGGCTAGAAGATGCTGGGAAATATACCTGCATTATGTCCAACACCCTTGGGACAGAACGTGGTCACATTTACCTAAATGTGATTTCAACCCCCAATTGTGACTCTTCCCAGAGTAGCATTGGGCATGAAGACGATGGGTGGACCACAGTTGGCATTGTCATCATTGTTGTGGTCTGCTGTGTTGTGGGTACCTCTTTGATCTGGGTCATTGTTATTTACCacatgagaaggaaaaatgaagactATAGTATCACGAACACAG ACGAGCTCAATCTGCCTGCAGACATTCCCAGCTACTTGTCTTCCCAAGGAACACTGTCTGAGCCACAGGAAGGCTACAGCAACTCTGAGGCAGGCAGTCATCAGCAACTTATGCCTCCTACCAATGGATATTTACACAAAGGCGCTGATG GTGGCACTGGCACCCGGGTTATCTGCTCAGATTGTTATGACAATGCTAACATCTACTCCCGGACCCGAGAATACTGTCCGTACACCTATATTGCTGAAGAGGATGTTCTAGATCAGACACTGTCCAGCCTTATGGTCCAGATGCCCAAAGAGACTTATTTGGCGCATCTTCCCCAAGATGCCACCACCCTGGAGAGCCTGGTATCATCAGCAGATAGAGAGATGTCTGCCTTTCCCACCAACCATGAGAGGATAAATGAGAAGAAACTTTCCTCCACACAGAAGAGCAGTG AACCCTTGCAGCGGCCTCTGTGGAACATAAGCAAAGAACCAG GAACAAAAATAACTTTGGAGCCCCCCGGGAAGTGTGCCTGGGATTCTGCAGTGGTTTTAATCCTATAG